AGCAATCGAAATAAAGTACTttcatttgagaaaaatatataataaataggtCCATATGATTTGTTTAAAAACAGTATCAACATATTATCAGAATAAATGTTCATGGTGCTCAAGATAGTGAAAGAAAGCAAGAGGGTTGGAGCAGATGATGTATAATGAGCTGGCGAGTGATTAGCATTGTTTATTAGGCTACGAATTAAGCAAGAGATTGGAATAAAGAATTTTCTATGTGTTTCACAGTTGGtttgatttaaatttgtaatttatttttacgctatatgataaaaatacttttgattcaaataatatttttttctttcctttttcttttaccatttttctttgtctctttctttttctccctcttatttaatttattattttctcaatctcttaagaaaatatgaatAGGAAAATgtttttaaaagattaaaacatttaattaaatatctcaCTTAAACTAAACacaaaacttattttatttaaaataagtctCACATTTATTCTGTAGGATACCAGATACTAAACACTAAAgttcatttataaataaaccaTGTCAAGCTCATAACAACGACATATTCATTTATGAAACTTTAATGAGGGAAGAATGAtgaaataatagaattttttcaacttaaatgatttttattgGACCTTTTGTTGACAATCAGTATGCCGCATTGATCTACTTCACAGTAGTTGTGAGAACTTAAAAATCTGAGTCTCGCCATGATCCATTAATTCTGGTAGAAATCATCACTTTTTAtagtgaaaaatatataagtgGATCCATAGTGTGATCTGTTGGGCAACCCACagcttatatataaaattaatgattatttttaacaaagaTGGATACTATATAGTCTCTTAACTGTATTAAGGTCTGCTGAATATATATGTTATCTGAATTATATTAAATGCCAAGAAACTTGTAAAAGAAAGTTGTCTGTGCCTCAAAATGGGCCACTGCAAAATCTTCTAATGCTTTACTTTATAAGGTCTAATTAAGAAGCATGATTAAGCATAAACACTCGTGGGCTTGCTTCTTTATTGGTTTTAATGGCATAtagaatcatcatcatcgCTCCCAGCGCTCCTTTTGTCTCTAATCATATCGAATTTGTGGGAACATTTCACTAACCTGTCTTGTACGAATCCATAATAAAGAAGTGAATTTTTTTGCATGATTGTGCTTTGGGTATGCAAGGGATACAGTTGCTTATAAACCAActaggttttttcttttaataagattaatgCATGATGGAAGTGATTAAGGTGCCCTACATAGTCAGAAATTTTGAACCTTTAATTGTTAAGTTGGTGGAAATCAGAATCTCTACTTTGATgatagatttttctttttgataataataatatttttattaatataaaaataacaaaagctGCCTGAATATAAACCCAGATAGAGTTCTTATTTTCCAGTTGTAAGTGAAAAAACTCCAAATACTTTAAAGTTacaaagaataataaaaataacagcaGAATTAACAATTGAAAATTAAGAAGGTGATTAGTTCAGAAATTTTGTACagctattttttattgaacaactatattaagatatttggtaaaaacttaaaaaatagtCGTTGATGGTTGATTTAGTCTCAATCAGCTGTTGATTATATCAGTTATATTTTagaactttttttattagcCGATAgctgatttaattttttatttatttattttaacaatattaTACTTATTAGAACTTATTAATGATAACTTActttaaattgatattatataattaattatttataaatcacatAAATAgttactattttaaaattatatttaatagttaaataactatgatatttataattattgcatttgaaatttagaattttttattagtgaaATGTAAATTTaagtttctatttttaaaataatttttgtatataattttaataataaatacagttaagctaaataaaattaattataatagttttaattattataatttttttattaatttatatcattgaaagtaataaaacaaaataaaatatattatattattaattattatttaacatattaatagtaactgttaataaaaattttaatatacagCTATCAGTCATTAACTATCAATTGCATTGATCAACTGAACATTCTTTAAGtctaaatgtaaaataaattatgaaacaATATCAGCCGAACTAGTCATGCTCTAAATTTAAGTGCAAAATAAACTATGaaacaatattttaataatagataGATTGAATTATAGGTAAAATTAATAGTATAGTctttaataattagaaattgGTGAGGAAGATCCAATTCATTTTAGCAtctttttatgataaatttttGTCCACATTCAGTTTACCAACAGCAGCCGGATTAGGTTAGAAAATTGAGTCTGTTAAAACATAACGTGGAACTTTTCTTCTACGCGCACATATTCTTGTAATTGTTAAACGAAATTTATCCGCTTAGGCTCGATTTATTTGGtggattattttctatcttttcctaaaaattatctttccaaatttgtaaaattttatgaataataaagataattgTCAAAATATGTAAGTTTGGTGCATGTtctcatttatatattaatctgataaatgattgatatatatttattagttttaaatgataaaatatatgtcaattatCCAATATTAAAGTGTAAAATACACATACATATGTGtcatttttctattagttGTGATGTATACGCCAAGTTTaggtaagaataaaaaagtatttttatataattatttttttatatttaattatatatgtaaaatatataatttacataactgtaaatacttaaataatatactcTAAAAAGGAGGagtgatatttttaattgctcttcaaaaactaaaacacaattttcaaataatttttgtattgtaaagaaaaagagttatttctcaaaataaaataaaaaaaaattccttaGACGACATGTCAATAAGAAACACCAATTAGCAGAACAATACTGGATAACACAAGGCAATGACTTCAGTACACAATCTGTTTAatataaggaaaaagaacaGAAGCAAAAAGAAATGGTAAAATGCAGAGGAAGCAACTCATCTATATTAAACTTGCAAAGTGGCACAAAACCCCAGTTAAAGGATGAAGAGTAAAGATTTGAAGAGATGTTCTTTTACAAAAGATATATAGAGATAGGCAGTATAGACACTATTTTTGTTGCAGTTAATGATCACCTCTAAGCATGTATTAATATAGTAAACAGTGCATGGTTCTTGCTACATTATAAGATTGAAGCTTTTCAGAAACAAATCCTTAAAGTTATTATGCTAAATCTAATGGATAACAGACCATCCCAATTCCATTGCCTGTGATGGTCGTTGCCAACtggattttccttttttccccCAAGTATACAagtcatatttatatattatatactgaTTGAATCATTAGTGGATTTTATTCCAAATAGACTTTCCATGGAAGCTTCAGAGCAAAAGAGCTATCATTTTCATGCCCCCTGGCACTGTTAACAACATTACAGGTAAAAACTTGGAGGATGAAGATAAACCCGtttttgtaataaaattagatatttcttttatacCCACATGTAGTTTTAGTTCACTGTAGCTTGGAATGTGTGGTAAAGATGTACATTTTGCCTGTATTTTCAGAccattttatttaactaattattcTATAAATTCACAGAGATTCGCAGTTCCTTTTTCTACTCTTTTTTTCCCGTTTGATGAAAggatattacaaaattaaactaGAAGGATTGGGGACAAAGAAATCATGAAACCAGATTGTTACTATTAGCTCGGAATTTCATCAGGATATCAATCTGAATTTAAAGCATTTGTTCTTTTAGATAATAAAGTCAAAATTACATTTTCAGATATGACATAATACATTTCGGATAAATTCAAGGATATTTGAATGAACAGGTTTGGCTCCGAAATTGGACGTCCAGCAAAAGTTGCAGCCACTgaataatcttttcttttattttaaatgttaaacgacagaaaaaaaaaaaaggcggCCCATTATTCAGCCTCAACTGCATGTATATATGGCTTGAAAACAAGAAGTCAAAATCATCATTAGTGTAACAATGGAACCACAAGTGATTGAACTGAAGCCACGAGCATCCGTAtctaactttttaaaaatccaggaaagagtaaaaaatttctaaaatagatAGACGGCGTACCTTCAACAAGaagctatatatatacaagaaGCAGCATTGGATTCTCTCCAACATAAAAACTTTTTATGTTTGTACAGTAAGATTCATTTCATGGTATGGATAAGACAAAAAATGTGCCATATGCTTTCACCATATGGAGTAACATTGCAATATATTCCCTCATAATCAAAGCGGCTCCAGTGGAACCATTCTACTagttattcatatatatatatctaatttaAGTTACCAGATTTAAATATATTCCGATCCTCAGCTCATGTATCTCCATTGTACAAAACTGAGAGGTATTATATTAGCTACCAAATGCCAACTAAGAGTGGTTCAAGTGAGTAGGGCATATATACGATGGACTATGCCGGCCGGAATTGTAAAGTAATTAAGGATGTGGACATGCATTCATATATActttacttatatttttaacattaaagTCTTTTACATGATACATGAGTATACAGTCGCACTGCAAATAGCACACGTCTCGTAATAAAAACAAGTATTGTAGAATAAGACTTTGCTCATCAGACAGTGACATAATCAGTATTTTCTTCAGTAGAAATCAAGAAGATTTTGAATTCCAGATTTTGGACTCTTTCTGAATATCGATcacatataaatatagtaaGCATGAGAGTATAATTGTTGCTATTATATACCTCACCACTCGTTAGAACTTCAATAATTCtacttctattttctttcttaaaaggAATAATTTTTACAGTAGAAGAACATGGAAGTGCAAGGATGGTCGATTTTGCTCCAGTGTAGCACCTAATTGATAAACAGAACTGAAAAGGCAGTACTTTTATATAGATTGGctaatttatatcatttatttatcataataCTCAAGGAAAATAATTCCACAGACGTATAGTCGTCAAATATATGATTCTAAAAGGGAGACTTCTGCCCTCAATCATTGGAGacttttcttataaaattccAACAAAGAATcccaaatttttattatggtTTTGGTTATCCCCGTGACAGACAAGAGCATGAGCAAAAAGGTCAACCCTACTCATGATCAGCATCAatggttctttttttttccccttcCTTCAGACATCCTGTCTAATTGCTATATTAAATGGTTGAATATGCTCCTGTTAGGAATTGACAAGCAAGAGGACTGCTGCATTTTCTAGCATACAATGGAATATAGATTTCCTTCGGCTTGAAGTTCGATTTCcactaaatattaattatgttgaCCAAATTTTGGTGGCTTTCATTACGAGCACTAGAATATAGGTGCATGTTTTCTCAAAGTCATTTCTCTAAATAGAATAGGATTGTACACATCATGTCAATTCGTTTATAATCTTCTACTGAGCTTACATGGCTCAACTGGAATGCCATCTTCATTAAAGACAAAGGAGATATATAGGCATTTCCACTATAACTTAAGTTTCAGCCTTAGCTTTTGTACCAGAAATGAACAATatgtaaaagaaagaaagaaagggaatACTTCATTTGATTGAAAAGCCATATACCCATATGCaagttaagaaaaataaacaaatcaaCGGAAATGGTACTCTCTTGGTATACAAACTTGGAATATATATAGGTCCCTTACGTATTGGAAGATGGTTGCTACCACTAATTAAATAGCATATGCCACTTGTCCATACCCAAAGGTATCTAAATCATATGTTATTATGGGTTTCCTTCTCTTTCACCCATTTGTACGTAAGGGATGTTATGGTAGTGAGCAAGAGGGTTCTTTAGTTATCGTATTCCTGCATGAAAATACACACTTCAAagccaaaaaaataaataaataaaaaagaaaggaagtcTGTATTGGGACCTTATTATCAGTATAAAGCAAAGAAGGGTTCTCTCTCTCAGTTCGAGAAAGTGCAACAGAGTCGCTACAACCTATAAAGAACACCAATCACCCCTAACCCTTGAagtttaaaaggaaaagataagGTAAAAACTGCTcaccaaaaaataaatacttgcCTTAGACCACtactctttcttctctttctgctcttcttcttcttcttcttcttctccttcttcttcccttCTCTTATCATATCCATCGATCACCACTTGATCTAGCAAAGAAAATCTTGGTGTGATTACCAATACGTAGCTTAATTATAAACCATAATTAAGTGCAAGGCTGCTTCCTCTTCTACTCCGTGGGTACCTTAAAAGTCATTAAAGGTGGGaaaatatggttattagtagtGGTCATTCTATGCTGTTTAAGGTGTTATATGGGGTAATTGCAATGTTGGGATTTGTCTGGCTTCTATCAGTTGCAACTCTAGAAAGTGCTGCAGCAACTAAGACGACAACGCCACTAACTGTTCAATTGTCTACTACTGGAAATCCCAAACATGAAGTGGATATAGGAAGAGAAAAACTCGTTTATGATCCAGAATTGGATTTAAACTACATGATGAGCAAGAGAAAAGTTCCTAATGGTCCAGATCCCATTCATAACAGGTACATAATCAAACTTTAATTGCTACTGACATGTACGGTTTATGTATGCTCATGCACATATTAATTCAGACCAAGTTCTTATGAAGttgttatcttttattttttccttatgTGGGTGTTGTAAAGGggggttctttttctttattcaagCAAGAACTTCGatgtaatattaaatattgtaCAATCAAACACAAATTGAAGGTTTGCCACTGAAATagttataagaaattaaaaaaataaaattagagagTGTTTTAATGCTTTTTAACTGTTACATTGAATCCATATCCAAAGCTTCTCTACCTGTTGGCGTGGGTTGAGAACAGTAACATAAAGATGTCTTAATCCCCACTTAGTGTTacaaaggaaaaggaaagaaaatctgTCCCTTTCACTTTATTCCATCCGTCACTCTTAAACATGTTTATTCAAAGCTAagtaacattttaattttgttctcTACATTTACGAggcctttaattttcttttgttggcttctttttattcttttgtagGATGTGACCATAACCTCCACAGCCTTATTTGTGCAACTTTATTAATCATGCAACTTTTAGACCGTAtaccaatttttatttagtgcatatatattcttatattactTAATTCAAAACTACTATTTATCAATCGTGATTTGAAACTAAAGAATGTAAATGCAACATTTAATGAATAAGTATACATTTTACCATAAAttagctctatttataaatgatttaGTAAATAGAGTCTGTCTATTGTAGTATTAGTAAAAATAGATtaacaatattatatatatattatgagttCCAATTTCAAACCTTTTATACAAACCTCCAATTGAGTCTGACTAACATCGCcatcttatatttatttatttatttctgtttcaTGTTCCATGTTACGTTCGCTTCAAGGTTTAATTTCTGATTCAACTCTTTCAATTAATATAGTAAATTACTCCTTTAAAGAGTAGTTAATCCTCCCCTACGTGCTGGGGAGAGGAGAAGGTTTAGGTGTTGAATTCATTAGATACCATTTGTACGTATTTGTATCTTTACGAAGGCCTAATAACATAAACGAAAAATCATGTCTAAAAAAATTACTGTGAAAGAGTTCATTAAGTTATTAAGAAATACCATTTGGCATTTAGTATTCTGTTTtcttattcattttcttttgatattcAATATCAGGAGAGCTGGGAACTCCAAACGACCACCTGGCCGAGCTTAGGAAAAGTTACATCAGAGGCTAAAGCTGAgggttgatgatgatgagcaGAAGTGCAAAAGTAGAGACAAGATGCCTGCCATATCTTGTATGTATTCTTTAGAATTGGGGacttataaaaagaaattatttgagaTGGATGGATGGAATCCACAGCATGCAAACTCTTTTTACTGGCAGAACTTGTTAAGAGAGATATGTTTGGAAGATTAAAGGAAAAGGGAAGCTTATCACACACAAACAGAAATTATACCCTGCAAAAGAATCTAAGTAAAGATTAGAACTATAGACAGCCTTTGCAAAAACTACATACTTTAGTGTTTGACAtgtgtttaattatttctttttctttcttgggttcttgttttaataatttttcaagtgTGAGAAAGAATATTTagtgggatatatttataaatatcatacaAGATGTTAgttatgcttttcttttcttttctttctttttttctttttggcttCTGTTGATATATGAATTGACGACCGgaataagaaatataccccatgAGAAGGGGCACTGAACGTACAGCCCAAAATCAATAATGTTACATTCCAGCAGCAGCCATGCATAAGTGGAGGGAAAGGACATGTACCCAATCtttatcttctttaattccttgcatctttctttcttactttcttcttttcttcttttaattttgagtttaattttcttcttcttttcttttttttgtttaagaaaAGGCAACATGAGTTCCAAAAACTAAAGCGAATCCACCAATTAAAGGTGGTAGCATCTTGTGTTAGTCTTTTTCACGGGATTCTCTTGGTGAACTGTTTTGGTCTTTGGTCCATTCAAATGCATGAGATTCTTCTAGTCTCGTGGCAatcaaaattaacaaaaggaaagagagagagagaatagGGCAACAACATATGCATCATAGAGCATGGCCtgtttattcttttcaaagtgaaaaaataaaagaagctctctcttcttttcttttcttttcttttcttttcttttctatttgcCTACCcctttatctttttctctctgggtttttgtttttgattgGATTGTGGAGCAGAGACTGGACCTAAAGTTTGAGAATTTGGCCAATTACCAAAATGGACAAGAAAATAGATCCACAGTTTAAACTAACAAGTAAAAGACATCCATATTAATGTAAGCCGAATATCAATCGaagctaattaattaaaattacacacttatcttttttctcttttttcattGCATTATTGCATTaggatatattatatatttgtaagctatgtatgaaatttaaaaattttgaactGAGACAATTATTCGTTAATCATTTGACTGTCTCGATACTAAATTacattgaaaattattttgataagaTTTTATATCTTATTATATCGTACTATAttcatttctaaatttaatcaattaatccTAAGCTTACAATCGAAATGTCAAAAGAcctaataaatcaaataattttagactaataaaattatgaattcaCTCgcctaaatataataaatctaaaatttcaaacaaaGTGTATATCATAGTTTCACAATATTCATTTCTATTGAAGATAAGCACGTACATATAATTCTATCATGTAATTATTAAAGAGAAGTATATAATAgataattctattaatttttatttttgttatatttaatttaaattttacccataagttttaaagttaattaaaaCTGATAGTTAAagaatattaaacaaaaacaaaaagatttctttaaaatttccattggTCCATTTCATAATGCAACGTTTTATTATACTCAATTTTCCGAAGCAAAGCATCATGGAGAATCATAATAGTTCAagacatatatttttatattacgaTATAATTTTATCCGTCCAGCTTTGTAAAGCTCTAagattcaattcaattttatcttaaaaaattctaaaattttattttttttcgaACTATTTGGACCTCACATAAAGGCTCATTAAACCACATAATCTAAGCCCATATTGCTTTATATtgatcaaattatttttgtctTACCTTAGTATTAACTAAaagaatttagattttataagcTCCAGcatcaataaatttttcacaattgttttaataaagaaaactaTATTCACAATTTCCATATTTCAATTGATTGAATATTATCTGATCATTCAAAtgtaaaaaagatttaaaactCAAGTCCACGACATTATTTTCCCTTCGACAGCAAAAGTAAAGCAATTTTGACCAGTTTAATGTCGAGAATAAAAGCCCAACATTCATCAACCGGTCCGCCACCAACCAGAAAAGAAAGCCCACAAAAGAGCCCAAAAATGAACTTagatataatataaatcaaaaagaaaacttttcaaaaatatataaaattttaaaaaatactatataatttttgaaaataatttacggtgtaattattttacatttattttcgATTGGTTTATTAAAaagcaacaaaataaaaaaagattattacAATAGACCTCTTTGATTTCAGTTTTTCCTGCTAATTTGGTGGCCACCACCAGAAGTTATCACGTATCTCACACATAATGCACCTTTATAAAGACTTACATAATCAAATCATTTTCATTATGCCTGACGGTCTAATTCAATTTGATAGTATGGATCAAAAGAACTGAACTTCACTTTCTAAAGATTTGTCTCTAATTCGTATTGCTATTAAGTACCCTAGGCTGAGGTTTGTTCCACTGGAAGAGAACCCCAATCTCCTAGGCTTTAATTTCAATCCCTTAAGGGTTAGAATCGAATTAGACATTAGTCCAATGTGTTTTTATTAGGTTGGGCTTGTTTTAGGCCTAGAGACTCTTTAATGCCagctcttttttaattatttaaaaagactAAGAGCGTCAAACCCATAATTAAACTTTTGAAATCTTCACTTTTATGCTATTGAGTccttaaattagtattttgttctatgaaaatttttacttttatattttctagattaaaaatctttatctgtttttattaacttcttaaatttttattcttactttaattaagaattaaaagtaaaaaaataaatataaattttaagataataaaactaaagctaaaaaaattaaataaataaaatttaaaagcttAAAAACTATTTTCACTAAATACATACTCTACCTTCtttaattgtaattaaatatcttagtttatatatataattaaagtactttagtaatttattgatatgttttatatacataatatgtaATAACATGTGTTTTTTACTTCACTTTAGCTTtcttatctaattttaaatgataatagCAGAAAATGTATGAATGTGTTTTAATTAGACTACAGCTGTAAAAGGTTTAGAATAAAGCTACGTGGACTACCAAAATTATAGGCCCAATCAAATTTCTCAAGACCCATGaaggaaaaattaattagttatgatGTAATTAAGGAtagttatcttttaaattctctattttatttaggataATAAAGATGCTAACTATAGTAGTGTTATGTTGAGAGAAggattctaaaaattaaatttctataaaaaaagtaaaggtTAATTAAACAAGAGGGAGGATGGATCTACGATTATTCTCTTTACAAATTCTCTACAATAGATCTTTAACAACATTTAGTTAGTATTGAcattattctttcaagaatcAGAGAAGTTTTTTAGAACGTGAAGAGTGATGAtcaatcttttttattctttgaaGAACTTATGGATTTTGAGAGAGTTTTAATCTTccgttttatatattttatgtctttatatttaattacaattacattatattaaatatgtcaGGCTAAATACCGtaagtgtttagtttgactttttatttatgtataaaccttatatattatgagtttaataaataatttatttacttttatacaTGTATTAGTTTTATCTATTACTATTGGTTGACCATCGtatcaatttaatagtaatatttattatgaaaatatttagattaaaaatattagaaacatcatctttactttaatctatgttggtataagaaacctaggttgcatcattagcttgagtgattttgaaaaaagatACATCACCAtctaatttattagatttagatttaagaaaaataaaaaaattactaagaataaattagattaaatgctattttattatataggttacattaataatttcagttgcatatttattttttgatttatttaattttgtatataaactctaaaatcatttttaaaatattagtttagaGTGTTCGGAtttctttttagtattttatatgatagttgatctttataatatatgttataCAATTCCTTGTAAGATCAATCTTGTAATGAACTTATACAGTGCTATTATTTAGTTCATACAGTTACGAGTTCTAAATATgaaatagaataatatttagagaattttaatattttcttttatattcttccCGCTTTTAGTCTATTTATACTGTTCGGCCATCTTGGGCTAGCGTCAAGCATAACTTTTTGGTTACCTGATTTATATGTTTTACTGCATCAAGGGGTCCTTTCTAAAAGCTTGAAGAGAATGAGGTCACATGTAGAATGTTATGTAATTTACGGTCAGTCCactatttcataaataaaaaaattgaattgtaattattttctcGAGACATGTTCATTAGTATCGTTGACGGTGCTAATTGGACTCATTCAGAAGAAAAAGCTGACggcaaatgaaaataataataat
The Ricinus communis isolate WT05 ecotype wild-type chromosome 1, ASM1957865v1, whole genome shotgun sequence DNA segment above includes these coding regions:
- the LOC8270351 gene encoding CLAVATA3/ESR (CLE)-related protein 25 → MVISSGHSMLFKVLYGVIAMLGFVWLLSVATLESAAATKTTTPLTVQLSTTGNPKHEVDIGREKLVYDPELDLNYMMSKRKVPNGPDPIHNRRAGNSKRPPGRA